One Conger conger chromosome 18, fConCon1.1, whole genome shotgun sequence DNA window includes the following coding sequences:
- the fam149b1 gene encoding protein FAM149B1 isoform X2: MISRYTRRPVSHSLEIRGISRTSLDHHPLPEEADDEYLPQHLLHDLQEVLSTCNSSESSEASGRSGCPTVTSGDTGRSWFGINSYTGTGVSTERSSVFSWGYDEFDKAASRQVQQMFEEIEEELYEGRGGGPLRGLQEECQQWASRFPHLRILGSQLVCPTDEGFQWFATTGKETATSTAVKESKDRASTELSVQGRRAVISTPCLEGYQQPGSPTGSGFEDTPRVIEAEGLMEEYLAFDCRDLDEEWVGSQVWQRRRCLPPVSPYRCRQQAVLDLLFDDVWRELIGWMEELVRRHWEGCVSDEEKNAAALSPAHPHPHNPFLLLSTLPAVLPRLGHTRAPQLTSSLQPQSSRVPVGGAAMHHNLNDLIVIHGIPLQQRNLGVLDKTQDAEDRGSHRPGSSMAPSSRPRPRRALELSSSSLSRPPQSARRRNPPPRTLLPLVPSPAQSSTAGSMDEVIRGTRLPTASDRLASPLVPLSRNTLLPPIGAGDMEPPHTGLHPRPAQRQRGPSSRAHSAVTDEAASLLPRDRLHLLDVFSRPNTTHTFRSDTPYRRSFTVLDSMAQGRPGRASVGTALGIGVTGISLGICSSSFLDSFTHHTLGHSPIEDEEEPDAQAPPPALLVPLSVPSRSHSRGGLTSRSSRPGL; this comes from the exons ATGATTTCGCGATACACAAGGCGACCGGTGTCGCACAGTCTTGAGAT TCGCGGGATCTCGCGCACCAGTCTGGACCATCACCCCCTTCCTGAGGAGGCTGACGATGAGTATCTACCTCAGCATCTCCTGCACGACCTACAGGAGGTGCTCTCCACCTGCAACAG CTCAGAGTCGTCCGAGGCTTCTGGGAGGTCGGGCTGCCCCACCGTCACCAGCGGCGACACGGGAAGGTCGTGGTTCGGGATTAACAGCTACACCGGAACTGGGGTCTCCACAGAGAGGAGCTCTGTGTTCTCCTGGGGTTATGAC GAGTTCGACAAGGCGGCCTCTCGGCAGGTGCAGCAGATGTTTGAGGAGATCGAGGAGGAGCTGTATGAGGGGCGAGGAGGGGGTCCGCTTCGGGGGCTGCAGGAGGAGTGTCAGCAGTGGGCCTCCAGGTTCCCACATCTGCG gATTCTGGGGTCTCAGCTGGTCTGTCCCACTGATGAGGGCTTCCAGTGGTTCGCCACCACAGGCAAAGAGACGGCCACCAGCACAGCAGTCAAGGAGAGCAAAGACAGGGCCAGCACGGA gttgAGTGTTCAGGGCCGGAGGGCCGTGATATCCACCCCTTGCTTGGAGGGCTATCAGCAGCCTGGCTCCCCCACTGGCTCCGGGTTCGAGGACACGCCCAGAGTGATAGAAGCTGAAGGACTGATGGAGGAGTACTTGGCCTTCGACTGTCGAGACCT ggatGAGGAGTGGGTGGGCTCCCAGGTTTGGCAGCGTCGGCGTTGTCTGCCTCCAGTCTCTCCTTACCGCTGCCGGCAGCAGGCCGTTCTGGACCTGCTGTTTGATGACGTGTGGCGcgagctgattggctggatgGAGGAGCTGGTGCGACGTCACTGGGAGGGCTGCGTCTCGG ACGAGGAGAAGAACGCGGCCGCCCTGAGTCccgcccacccccacccgcACAACCCCTTCCTGCTGCTGTCCACCCTGCCGGCTGTCCTGCCCCGTCTGGGCCACACGAGGGCGCCACAGCTAACCTCCAGCCTGCAGCCGCAG TCCAGTCGGGTCCCAGTGGGAGGGGCTGCAATGCATCACAACCTCAATGACCTCATTGTGATCCACGGCATCCCCCTTCAACAGAGGAACCTGGGAGTGCTTGACAAAACACA GGACGCTGAGGACCGGGGATCCCATCGGCCGGGGTCCAGCATGGCCCCCTCcagcaggccccgcccccgccgcgcCCTGGAGctcagctcctcctccctgtCCCGCCCCCCGCAGTCGGCCCGCCGCAGGAACCCGCCCCCCCGCACCCTCCTCCCGCTGGTGCCCAGCCCCGCCCAGTCCAGCACGGCCGGGTCCATGGACGAGGTCATTCGCGGGACTCGTCT GCCGACTGCGAGTGACCGGCTGGCGTCTCCCCTCGTGCCCCTCAGCCGAAACACCCTGCTGCCCCCCATCGGTGCGGGGGACATGGAGCCCCCCCACACAGGACTGCACCCGCGCCCTGCACAG AGGCAGAGGGGACCCTCCAGTCGGGCTCACAGTGCGGTGACGGACGAGGCGGCCAGCCTGCTTCCCCGGGACAGACTACACCTGCTGGACGTCTTCTCCcgacccaacaccacccacaccttCAGA TCTGACACGCCGTACCGGCGCTCGTTCACCGTGCTGGACTCCATGGCGCAGGGACGTCCAGGGCGAGCCTCGGTGGGCACAG CTCTGGGCATCGGGGTGACGGGCATCAGCCTGGGCATCTGCAGCTCGTCCTTCCTGGACTCGTTCACTCACCACACGCTCGGCCACTCGCCCAtcgaggacgaggaggagccAGACgcgcaggccccgcccccag CCCTCCTGGTGCCTCTGTCTGTTCCCTCCCGGTCCCACAGCCGGGGAGGACTCACCTCCCGAAGCAGCCGACCGGGGCTATAG
- the ndnfl gene encoding protein NDNF translates to MALSWCLCLVTALLCGPSSALAPENEVPLRATSWLLDSQVTSIHLPKDRTRRLYFTLKKKIPMMSVTVSPCDVPIEWTLSARTLKDKPLKNLHWSSKKSMPEVWWRGPGMEVKMHSYTGNEVDTFRGPAYGPASIYILRLKSREQDTRASVYLQEGPEPLGAFPELPPDPRVHTVGVGMTSVTLSWSPSNSVLRLPPGGSGYRYCVLVNRKHNYKSLCAAQEAAKERRGGKKKATPWPILKEWWWQQWDSFEEGEEGAPALDTPAGPQCVCEGAENVCTVSELTPDTQYYFDVFAIDARNGTSSAYTGTFARTHEEARPAVAQLREGERRWVPLQGEGRQSGTLFSFHPQGWQRSALLTLQSCGAQGVQLTVSNKGHILASQSVGQEVAQVWLQGKPSYLIHLEGGTPAPWSLASPGPAVKLQVSSAYHRQAPPSLPATLQIKSFNRLRGCRSVTLAWLGTEERSLYCVYRRRLAEAEGERASEDRCLGPESRSDAEKVLCKYFQELNPRRAVTTATIAGLEPGAAYVFDVYLMRRWGIPIKYRSKTVRTRKDC, encoded by the exons ATGGCTCTGTCCTGGTGCCTCTGCCTGGTCACTGCCCTCCTCTGTGGCCCCTCCTCTGCTCTGGCCCCCGAAAACGAGGTGCCGCTCAGGGCCACTTCCTGGTTACTTGACTCCCAggtaacatccatccatctacCCAAGGACCGGACCAGGAG GCTGTACTTCACCCTGAAGAAGAAGATCCCCATGATGTCGGTCACCGTCAGCCCCTGCGACGTGCCCATCGAGTGGACTCTGAGCGCCAGGACGCTAAAGGACAAGCCCTTGAAGAACCTGCACT GGAGCTCCAAGAAGAGCATGCCGGAGGTGTGGTGGAGGGGGCCCGGGATGGAGGTGAAGATGCACAGCTACACCGGCAACGAGGTGGATACGTTCAGAGGTCCGGCCTACGGCCCAGCGTCCATATACATCCTCAGGCTCAAATCCCGGGAGCAGGACACCAGGGCGTCCGTGTACCTGCAGGAAGGTCCCGAGCCCCTGGGGGCCTTCCCGGAGCTTCCCCCGGACCCCCGCGTCCACACGGTGGGGGTGGGCATGACCAGCGTCACCCTCAGCTGGTCGCCCAGCAACTCGGTCCTGAGGCTCCCGCCGGGCGGCAGCGGCTACCGCTACTGCGTGCTCGTCAACCGCAAGCACAACTACAAGAGCCTGTGCGCCGCCCAGGAGGCCGCCAAGGAGCGGAGGGGCGGGAAGAAGAAGGCAACGCCGTGGCCCATTCTCAAGGAGTGGTGGTGGCAGCAGTGGGACTCCTtcgaggaaggggaggagggcgCCCCCGCGCTGGACACCCCTGCAGGGCCGCAGTGCGTGTGCGAGGGAGCGGAGAACGTGTGCACCGTGTCCGAGCTCACCCCGGACACCCAGTACTACTTTGACGTGTTCGCCATAGACGCGCGGAACGGCACCAGCTCGGCGTACACGGGCACCTTCGCCCGCACGCACGAGGAGGCGCGGCCAGCGGTGGCCCAGCTGAGGGAGGGCGAGCGGCGGTGGGTGCcgctccagggggaggggcgACAGAGCGGTACTCTCTTCAGCTTCCACCCCCAGGGCTGGCAGCGGAGCGCCCTGCTCACCCTGCAGAGCTGCGGGGCCCAGGGCGTCCAGCTCACCGTCTCCAACAAGGGCCACATCCTGGCCTCCCAGTCCGTGGGCCAGGAGGTGGCGCAGGTCTGGCTCCAGGGAAAGCCCTCGTACCTGATACACCTGGAGGGAGGGACCCCCGCCCCGTGGAGCTTGGCTTCTCCCGGCCCCGCCGTCAAGCTGCAGGTCTCCTCCGCCTACCACCGGCAGGCCCCGCCTTCCCTCCCAGCCACCCTGCAGATCAAGTCCTTCAACAGGCTGCGGGGCTGCAGGTCAGTGACTCTGGCCTGGCTGGGCACGGAGGAGAGGAGTCTGTACTGCGTTTACCGTCGCAGGCTGGCCgaggcggagggggagagagccagCGAAGACAGGTGCCTGGGGCCGGAGTCTCGCAGCGACGCCGAGAAGGTCCTCTGCAAGTACTTCCAGGAGCTGAACCCTCGACGAGCCGTCACCACGGCCACCATCGCAGGCCTGGAGCCCGGGGCGGCCTACGTGTTCGACGTGTATCTAATGAGACGCTGGGGGATCCCCATCAAGTACCGCAGCAAAACAGTGCGCACAAGGAAGGACTGCTGA
- the fam149b1 gene encoding protein FAM149B1 isoform X1, giving the protein MISRYTRRPVSHSLEIRGISRTSLDHHPLPEEADDEYLPQHLLHDLQEVLSTCNSSESSEASGRSGCPTVTSGDTGRSWFGINSYTGTGVSTERSSVFSWGYDEFDKAASRQVQQMFEEIEEELYEGRGGGPLRGLQEECQQWASRFPHLRILGSQLVCPTDEGFQWFATTGKETATSTAVKESKDRASTELSVQGRRAVISTPCLEGYQQPGSPTGSGFEDTPRVIEAEGLMEEYLAFDCRDLDEEWVGSQVWQRRRCLPPVSPYRCRQQAVLDLLFDDVWRELIGWMEELVRRHWEGCVSDEEKNAAALSPAHPHPHNPFLLLSTLPAVLPRLGHTRAPQLTSSLQPQSSRVPVGGAAMHHNLNDLIVIHGIPLQQRNLGVLDKTQDAEDRGSHRPGSSMAPSSRPRPRRALELSSSSLSRPPQSARRRNPPPRTLLPLVPSPAQSSTAGSMDEVIRGTRLPTASDRLASPLVPLSRNTLLPPIGAGDMEPPHTGLHPRPAQRQRGPSSRAHSAVTDEAASLLPRDRLHLLDVFSRPNTTHTFRSDTPYRRSFTVLDSMAQGRPGRASVGTEALGIGVTGISLGICSSSFLDSFTHHTLGHSPIEDEEEPDAQAPPPALLVPLSVPSRSHSRGGLTSRSSRPGL; this is encoded by the exons ATGATTTCGCGATACACAAGGCGACCGGTGTCGCACAGTCTTGAGAT TCGCGGGATCTCGCGCACCAGTCTGGACCATCACCCCCTTCCTGAGGAGGCTGACGATGAGTATCTACCTCAGCATCTCCTGCACGACCTACAGGAGGTGCTCTCCACCTGCAACAG CTCAGAGTCGTCCGAGGCTTCTGGGAGGTCGGGCTGCCCCACCGTCACCAGCGGCGACACGGGAAGGTCGTGGTTCGGGATTAACAGCTACACCGGAACTGGGGTCTCCACAGAGAGGAGCTCTGTGTTCTCCTGGGGTTATGAC GAGTTCGACAAGGCGGCCTCTCGGCAGGTGCAGCAGATGTTTGAGGAGATCGAGGAGGAGCTGTATGAGGGGCGAGGAGGGGGTCCGCTTCGGGGGCTGCAGGAGGAGTGTCAGCAGTGGGCCTCCAGGTTCCCACATCTGCG gATTCTGGGGTCTCAGCTGGTCTGTCCCACTGATGAGGGCTTCCAGTGGTTCGCCACCACAGGCAAAGAGACGGCCACCAGCACAGCAGTCAAGGAGAGCAAAGACAGGGCCAGCACGGA gttgAGTGTTCAGGGCCGGAGGGCCGTGATATCCACCCCTTGCTTGGAGGGCTATCAGCAGCCTGGCTCCCCCACTGGCTCCGGGTTCGAGGACACGCCCAGAGTGATAGAAGCTGAAGGACTGATGGAGGAGTACTTGGCCTTCGACTGTCGAGACCT ggatGAGGAGTGGGTGGGCTCCCAGGTTTGGCAGCGTCGGCGTTGTCTGCCTCCAGTCTCTCCTTACCGCTGCCGGCAGCAGGCCGTTCTGGACCTGCTGTTTGATGACGTGTGGCGcgagctgattggctggatgGAGGAGCTGGTGCGACGTCACTGGGAGGGCTGCGTCTCGG ACGAGGAGAAGAACGCGGCCGCCCTGAGTCccgcccacccccacccgcACAACCCCTTCCTGCTGCTGTCCACCCTGCCGGCTGTCCTGCCCCGTCTGGGCCACACGAGGGCGCCACAGCTAACCTCCAGCCTGCAGCCGCAG TCCAGTCGGGTCCCAGTGGGAGGGGCTGCAATGCATCACAACCTCAATGACCTCATTGTGATCCACGGCATCCCCCTTCAACAGAGGAACCTGGGAGTGCTTGACAAAACACA GGACGCTGAGGACCGGGGATCCCATCGGCCGGGGTCCAGCATGGCCCCCTCcagcaggccccgcccccgccgcgcCCTGGAGctcagctcctcctccctgtCCCGCCCCCCGCAGTCGGCCCGCCGCAGGAACCCGCCCCCCCGCACCCTCCTCCCGCTGGTGCCCAGCCCCGCCCAGTCCAGCACGGCCGGGTCCATGGACGAGGTCATTCGCGGGACTCGTCT GCCGACTGCGAGTGACCGGCTGGCGTCTCCCCTCGTGCCCCTCAGCCGAAACACCCTGCTGCCCCCCATCGGTGCGGGGGACATGGAGCCCCCCCACACAGGACTGCACCCGCGCCCTGCACAG AGGCAGAGGGGACCCTCCAGTCGGGCTCACAGTGCGGTGACGGACGAGGCGGCCAGCCTGCTTCCCCGGGACAGACTACACCTGCTGGACGTCTTCTCCcgacccaacaccacccacaccttCAGA TCTGACACGCCGTACCGGCGCTCGTTCACCGTGCTGGACTCCATGGCGCAGGGACGTCCAGGGCGAGCCTCGGTGGGCACAG AAGCTCTGGGCATCGGGGTGACGGGCATCAGCCTGGGCATCTGCAGCTCGTCCTTCCTGGACTCGTTCACTCACCACACGCTCGGCCACTCGCCCAtcgaggacgaggaggagccAGACgcgcaggccccgcccccag CCCTCCTGGTGCCTCTGTCTGTTCCCTCCCGGTCCCACAGCCGGGGAGGACTCACCTCCCGAAGCAGCCGACCGGGGCTATAG